In the Arachis stenosperma cultivar V10309 chromosome 8, arast.V10309.gnm1.PFL2, whole genome shotgun sequence genome, TATGTATTTTATGGTAGGAAGTTTATTGTCAAtgtattgaaattaaaaataacatatacaagttttgtttttttttttttttttattctactaacttttattttttgagtGGACGAAACCAAGAAAGTTTCTGCAGTGAAATACATTGTTTTGTATTtatgtttaactccaagacttTCTATACAGGGAGAAAAGGAGACGGATGTCATTGGTGTGATACAACGTTTTTTATGGtaaagtgttttttttttaggaGGGGGTAATGAAAAAGTAaaatagtcacaaaaaaatgaaaaagtaattaGTATATTGATGCTGGGATGATTGCATGGACCGTTGTAAGTTTGCTATAAAGAAAATATTCCAACATCGTAAACAAATGATTTGGGCCTGTAACTAATAAATTATTGGCTGTTCACTTTATCTCAAAGCACATCGCCCCAAGAGACAGAGAGTCTATCTCACATTCCACATTTCAGGCCCTAGAATATCGAATTTTAAGCCCAAATATATTAACAAAGAAAAAACTAATCCTtctgatattattattattattattattattattattattattattattattattattattattattattactattattattagtgTATCAATAAAcactaatttatttattaatttatttttattattaaatttgtataaaagtaaaattaattaatatgaaaagttatttataatttaattgaGAAGTTTAGAGTTTAAGTCTTGAAAATAGTATagcaaaaaatttttttttataaattatttatgaagaaagtattttataaaagaaaattgtaTACCAATTCTTTCTATATTATTCCCATTATAATATTAGGATCTTACTCACAATTCCATAATAGCTCTTCTTAAGAGAAcactataaaaaattattaacattatattattttatatttttaatgcattaaatatataaatattaaatttttattattttattaataagtGTGTTTATGacacttattattattattattattattatatgtctgctgaaaagaaaaaataacagCGAATCTCTGATTTTATACAATGACATGGCTCATAAAGATTCATGTATGCTCCACAAAATTAGAAAGATGTAAATTTAAACGGAAAAAAAATCCCAGAAAGAATAATGGAAAAAGAgcaagagaaaaagaaaataaaaataaaaaaagaaagaaaagtagaatacaaaaagaggagagagaaaaacaacctTAAAGAGAAAATCAGTGTTCCAAACGTAGGCGCCAATGTCCTAACTCCTAATCCAGAATCATTGATGGGACGATGGCCCTTTGCGCATAAAGGTTCTGGCGCCAAGAAATTTCCCATCATCATCAACTTTGTTAATATTACactcaacaaaaatattattattattattattattattgtttctttGGATGCATGTCCAAGATTGCTTGATCATCAACAACGTTCAAGAACATTAGGCAATGTTTGCATTGATCCAAAATCACGTGGTTTTTTAGGTGATTTCCTTGGATCTTTGTCACGTGCTAAATATATAGAAGACCCTTATTGAATCTTTGGTTCCCGGAAGATTTTAGATGCATTTGGAGCTATCTGTAATTGATTTCTGGTGGGTtttccattttaatttttaaaaattattgaatttcaTTAAATTCAATAGTAAGgggcttttttgtttttgtattttttttttccggTTCATCAAATTCAGCCATATTTTATCCCAAAATTCTGATTATTTCAAGCTACATCATTGGAGGTTATATTGTGAAATTTGGGGTTATGCAAAGGAATAGAAGAATTGGGTTTGGCTATGGATGGTGAAAAATGGAACCATGTTTTTGTCATTTGGGATTTTGATGAAGGCAATGTAGAAGTATGTGCTTGTTGTGCATGTTTTAGGGTTTGATGAGATAATTAAGAAGCATAACAAGCACAGGTTGGAATGAAAATCCAACAATATTATTATATGGGTGTCATAAAGGCTAGCTTTTGCATTGTTTTGGTTCTTTATCTTGTGGGAGCAATTATTAGTCTTgaagaaaagaggaaggaaGCACAAGAAGAACTCCTTATCCAACTATTTGAtcctaaatctgaaatttttGATAAAGATACGGTGAGACTCACTTcactaattatttgattttcctTAGCTTCAAGTCCATTCAATATTTTAACCTCCAAAAAAATTAGCATAATACAAGAACATCagaaataaattcaaaaagagtatacttattaataattattacttgTTTTTTTCTTAACAATTAGATGGGCTCTAAAACTGGTTATAGTGTTCATGAATGCAGGCAGAGTTATTATGGACTACTTGCTGGGAGGATTTGATTAAAATTGAAGATCTTGATTCATGCCCCATACAATCACCAAGTAACACGAATGAAATCAGTTTAGAAAGAGGAATAATAGTTCAAAGAAACATTGAAAATGTGATTAACAATTGCCAACCGCAATTGAGGGAAGGTTTCCTTGATTGCTTGAGAAGACACAATCCCCTAATCCATGTCTCAAAGAACAGTTTGCATGCAAGTTATGTGAGATTACTGTCTTCCAGAAGAAACTTGGGTCATGTTTTGCTCCAAGATGTGTCAAGAGCAGAAGGTGTTGGAGATGAATCGGTgcaaactaaaactaaaacgGAAAACACTGCTCCAAAAGAGAGCGGAAGCGAACAAAATGTGTTTGTTATCGTAGGTATAACTGCAGTGTCATCATTTGGAATTGCAGCATTTGTTTtcatattttgttgtagatgtAGCAGAGCAACTGTTGATCAAACTGATGAGAAACCTCTTCTCAGCTTGTGTAGGACTGACTACTCCAATGGTATCTACTTCTTCAAATTTatcatatttataaaaatataatagaattttctaatctctctctctctaatgCAGGGTCCTTTAACAGTAGAAATCCTCCGCAGGAGTCAATGAAAAAAGAAGACAGCATTGAGACTCTTATGTCaagtaaaattttatttgatgacaataaaaataaaaacttagcGCATGAAATATATTCAATGCGATTAGCAGGACCGTATGAAATAAGTTCAGTAGGATTAGGAGGAGCTGATGCTTCTGCTGCCGCTTCGGCAAGACCATCAATGGACTTGAAACCTCCTCCCGGCAGGGTTGGACCACCGTTACCTTTGAAACCTCCTCCTGGAAGGCCAAATCCTCCCTCCGACACACCAATTCCTCCTCCTTCCACTGATGAAAATAATCCTCCTCTTCCGCCTCCTCCTGGTGCTGatgctcctcctcctcctccactGCCAAAGCCGAGTAATGCTCCACCTCCTCCTGCACCGCCACCGAGTAGAGGTGGTGGTGGGCCTCCACCTCCTCCACCACCAGGTGTAAAAGGCCCTCCACCTCCCCCTCCACCAGGTGGAAAAGGCCCAGGCCCAGGCCCTCCTCCACCACCAGCAATTAAGGGAGGAGGTGGTCCACGACCTCCTGGACCACCTCCTCTGAAAGGTGCCATTGGTGGGAAGGCTAGGCCTCCAGGACGAGGACCTGAAGGTCCTGGAGGTGTTCCTAAGCCAAAACTTAAGCCTTTCTTCTGGGATAAGGTTCAAGCAAACTCAGATCAGGCTATGGTTTGGAATCAGCTTAAAGCGGGATCCTTCCAGTAAGTTTCGAGTTTCTTTTAGTTTTGCTTCCTGCTTTCTTGTTATGACTACATTTGATGAGTTGAGCTGAATGGTATGTACTTGACAGGTTCAATGAAGAAATGATGGAGTCGCTTTTTGGATATAATGCTGCTCAAGAAAAATCTAAACCCGGAATGAAGAAAGAATCTCGTGAACAAACTCCTCAGTATATTCAGATCATTGAACCAAAGAAAGCACAGAATTTGTCAATTCTGTTGAAAGCATTGAATGTAACACTAGAAGAAGTTCGTGATGCACTCCTTGAAGGTGGTTTTTTCTTCCTCATTCAATTGTATATTTTACTTGTATGAATTCTTATAATTTTGTGTTGGTGATAGGAAATGAAATTCCCCCAGAATTCCTAAACACTTTGTTGAAGATGGCACCAAGTCAAGAGGAAGAACTGAAGCTCAGACTCTTCACAGGGGACCTACACATGCTTGGACCTGCTGACCGATTCTTGAAAGCCATTGTCGACATTCCATTTGCCTTCAAACGAATCGAAACGCTACATTACATGTGCACTCTCTCTGATGAACTCATTACTACTAGAGATTCTTTTGGAGTTTTGGaggtaatatatattatttttatatttaaaaaatatcaattacaatatttgatatttataaTGATATGATACCACACTAGGTTGCATGTAACGAACTAAAAAGCAGCAGGCTATTCCTGAAGCTTCTAGAAGCGGTGTTGAAAACAGGAAACAGGATGAACGATGGAACATTCCGAGGCGGCGCGCAAGCTTTCAAACTTGACACGCTGCTGAAGCTCTCTGATGTGAAAGGTGTAGACGGGAAAACCACGCTTCTTCACTTTGTGGTGCAAGAAATCATTAGAACAGAGGGAATAAGAGCAATGAGAATGTCAAAAGAGAGCCTAAGCTTTTCGAGCATAAAAACTGACGACCTTCTAGAAGATGTCAACTTAGAGAACGAAGACCAGTACCGGGACCTCGGCCTTAACGTGGTGTCCCGTCTGAGTAGTGAGCTTGAGAATGTCAAGAAAGCAGCGGCTCTGGATGTGGACGGTTTGATATCTACGACGGCCAGACTCGGCCACGGTCTTATAAAGGCCAGAGAATTTGTAAACACGGAACTTAAGACCCTGGAGGATGACCAGGGCTACTACGAAGTCACCAAGAGCTTCGTGGAGAGTGCGGAAGAGGGCGTCGCCAACTTGCT is a window encoding:
- the LOC130945920 gene encoding formin-like protein 5, whose protein sequence is MDGEKWNHVFVIWDFDEGNVEAELLWTTCWEDLIKIEDLDSCPIQSPSNTNEISLERGIIVQRNIENVINNCQPQLREGFLDCLRRHNPLIHVSKNSLHASYVRLLSSRRNLGHVLLQDVSRAEGVGDESVQTKTKTENTAPKESGSEQNVFVIVGITAVSSFGIAAFVFIFCCRCSRATVDQTDEKPLLSLCRTDYSNGPYEISSVGLGGADASAAASARPSMDLKPPPGRVGPPLPLKPPPGRPNPPSDTPIPPPSTDENNPPLPPPPGADAPPPPPLPKPSNAPPPPAPPPSRGGGGPPPPPPPGVKGPPPPPPPGGKGPGPGPPPPPAIKGGGGPRPPGPPPLKGAIGGKARPPGRGPEGPGGVPKPKLKPFFWDKVQANSDQAMVWNQLKAGSFQFNEEMMESLFGYNAAQEKSKPGMKKESREQTPQYIQIIEPKKAQNLSILLKALNVTLEEVRDALLEGNEIPPEFLNTLLKMAPSQEEELKLRLFTGDLHMLGPADRFLKAIVDIPFAFKRIETLHYMCTLSDELITTRDSFGVLEVACNELKSSRLFLKLLEAVLKTGNRMNDGTFRGGAQAFKLDTLLKLSDVKGVDGKTTLLHFVVQEIIRTEGIRAMRMSKESLSFSSIKTDDLLEDVNLENEDQYRDLGLNVVSRLSSELENVKKAAALDVDGLISTTARLGHGLIKAREFVNTELKTLEDDQGYYEVTKSFVESAEEGVANLLREEKKIMALIKSTGDYFHGNSGKDEGLRLFPIVRDFLLMLDKVCKEIKTIPKKPPPAAAAPAQAQAQAQAQAAPPAPPASNNNNEKQESGSSKTSSETRAAPPPPPIFRNRLPVVAERTGDFSSDDDSP